A stretch of the Rosa rugosa chromosome 5, drRosRugo1.1, whole genome shotgun sequence genome encodes the following:
- the LOC133712651 gene encoding alpha,alpha-trehalose-phosphate synthase [UDP-forming] 6-like, protein MVSKSYSNLLELASGESPTLGRIGRGRMPRIMTVAGLISDVDDDKSESACSEVSSSSVHRDRIIIVANQLPIRAQRKEDSSKGWIFSWDENSLLLQLKDGLGDDEIEVIYVGCLKEDIHPNDQDEVSQILLDTFKCVPTFLPPELFSRYYHGFCKQQLWPLFHYMLPLSPDLGGRFNRSLWQAYVSVNKIFADRIMEVINPEDDFVWIHDYHLMVLPTFLRKRFNRVKLGFFLHSPFPSSEIYKTLPIREEILRALLNSDLIGFHTFDYARHFLSCCSRMLGLTYESKRGYIGLEYYGRTVSIKILPVGIHMGQLQSVLSLPETEAKVAELKTQFCDRGRTMLLGVDDMDIFKGISLKLLAMEQLLIQHPEWQGKVVLVQIANPARGRGKDVKEVQAETSSTVKRINETFGKPGYKPVVLIDEPLKFYERIAYYVVAECCLVTAVRDGMNLIPYEYIISRQGNEKLDKVLGLDSSVPKKSMLVVSEFIGCSPSLSGAIRVNPWNIDAVADAMDCSLEMAEPEKQLRHEKHYKYVSTHDVGYWARSFLQDLERTCKGHLRQRCWGIGFGLSFRVVALDPNFKKLSVEYIVSAYKRTTTRAILLDYDGTLKPQASIDKSPNSKSIEILNSLCRDKNNMVLIVSAKSRKTLAEWFSPCEKLGIAAEHGYFLRSKQDTEWETLVPVADSSWKQIAEPVMKLYTETTDGSTIEDKETSLLWCYEDADPDFGSCQAKELMDHLESVLANEPVTVKSGQTFVEVKPQGVSKGLVAKRLLSTMQERGMLPDFVLCIGDDRSDEDMFEVITSSMEGPSIAPRAEVFACTVCRKPSKAKYYLDDTVEIVRMLQGLASVSEQSIPL, encoded by the exons ATGGTGTCGAAATCGTATTCCAATCTGTTGGAGCTTGCCTCGGGCGAGTCCCCTACCTTGGGCCGAATTGGCCGGGGGAGAATGCCACGCATCATGACTGTTGCTGGCTTGATAtctgatgttgatgatgacAAGTCGGAGAGTGCGTGCTCCGAGGTGTCCTCATCGTCGGTCCATCGTGACCGAATCATTATAGTGGCAAATCAGCTGCCCATTAGGGCTCAGAGAAAAGAAGATTCTAGCAAGGGTTGGATATTCAGTTGGGATGAGAATTCTCTGCTACTCCAACTCAAAGATGGTTTAGGGGATGATGAGATTGAGGTGATTTATGTGGGTTGTCTTAAGGAAGACATTCACCCCAATGACCAAGATGAGGTTTCCCAAATCCTCCTTGACACCTTTAAGTGTGTCCCAACCTTTCTCCCACCAGAGCTTTTCAGCCGGTATTATCATGGATTTTGCAAGCAACAGTTGTGGCCACTCTTTCATTACATGCTACCCCTCTCGCCCGACCTTGGTGGTAGGTTTAACCGGTCCCTGTGGCAAGCGTATGTATCAGTGAACAAGATTTTTGCGGATAGGATCATGGAAGTCATTAACCCTGAAGATGACTTTGTGTGGATACATGACTATCATCTGATGGTGTTACCAACTTTCTTGCGCAAGAGATTCAATCGCGTCAAACTTGGGTTTTTCCTCCATAGCCCTTTCCCTTCATCAGAAATTTACAAGACATTGCCTATTAGAGAAGAGATTCTACGAGCCCTTTTGAATTCTGATTTAATTGGATTCCATACATTTGACTATGCAAGGCATTTCCTCTCCTGCTGTAGTCGAATGCTTGGTCTTACCTATGAATCCAAGCGAGGTTATATAGGCCTCGAGTATTATGGTCGCACTGTTAGCATCAAAATTCTTCCCGTTGGCATACATATGGGTCAACTGCAGTCAGTTTTGAGTCTCCCAGAGACAGAAGCCAAGGTTGCTGAGCTCAAGACACAGTTCTGTGATCGGGGCAGGACAATGTTACTCGGAGTCGATGACATGGATATATTTAAGGGCataagtttgaagcttttggcAATGGAGCAGCTGCTTATTCAGCACCCTGAGTGGCAGGGAAAGGTCGTATTGGTGCAGATAGCCAATCCAGCCAGGGGTCGGGGAAAAGATGTGAAAGAAGTTCAGGCCGAGACATCATCAACTGTGAAGCGAATTAATGAAACATTTGGCAAACCTGGGTATAAGCCTGTTGTCTTGATTGATGAGCCACTTAAGTTTTATGAGAGAATTGCATACTATGTAGTTGCAGAGTGTTGTTTGGTTACAGCTGTCAGGGATGGAATGAATTTGATACCATATGAATACATTATTAGTCGTCAAGGAAATGAAAAATTGGATAAGGTTTTGGGATTGGATTCCTCTGTTCCCAAGAAGAGTATGTTAGTTGTCTCTGAGTTCATTGGCTGCTCCCCTTCTTTGAGTGGAGCAATTCGTGTGAACCCCTGGAATATTGATGCTGTGGCAGATGCAATGGACTGTTCTCTGGAGATGGCAGAGCCAGAAAAACAGCTTCGGCATGAGAAACATTATAAATATGTCAGCACCCATGATGTTGGTTACTGGGCTCGCAGTTTCCTCCAAGACTTGGAAAGAACATGCAAGGGTCATTTGCGTCAAAGGTGCTGGGGTATTGGGTTTGGGTTGAGTTTTAGAGTTGTGGCTCTTGATCCAAACTTCAAGAAGCTCTCTGTGGAATACATAGTGTCAGCCTATAAAAGAACTACAACTAGGGCAATTCTTCTCGACTATGATGGCACATTGAAGCCTCAGGCATCCATTGATAAGAGTCCAAATTCTAAATCCATCGAAATCCTAAATAGCCTATGCAGGGACAAGAACAACATGGTTTTAATTGTTAGTGCTAAGAGTCGAAAAACACTTGCCGAGTGGTTCTCTCCTTGTGAGAAGCTTGGAATTGCAGCTGAGCATGGCTACTTTCTACG GTCGAAGCAAGATACAGAATGGGAGACATTGGTACCAGTTGCAGACAGTAGCTGGAAGCAGATTGCAGAGCCTGTCATGAAGCTTTACACAGAAACAACTGATGGTTCCACCATTGAAGATAAGGAAACTTCACTTCTCTGGTGTTATGAGGATGCAGATCCAGACTTTGGATCATGCCAAGCCAAGGAACTTATGGATCATCTTGAAAGTGTGCTTGCTAATGAACCCGTTACTGTTAAAAGTGGGCAGACTTTTGTGGAGGTTAAACCACAG GGTGTAAGCAAGGGTCTGGTAGCCAAACGTCTACTTTCCACCATGCAGGAAAGGGGAATGCTACCAGACTTTGTTCTCTGCATAGGGGATGATCGATCTGATGAAGACATGTTTGAGGTAATTACAAGTTCCATGGAAGGCCCATCAATTGCTCCCAGAGCAGAGGTATTCGCGTGTACAGTTTGTCGAAAACCCAGCAAAGCCAAGTATTATCTAGATGACACGGTGGAGATTGTTAGGATGCTGCAGGGTTTGGCATCTGTTTCTGAGCAAAGCATACCTCTGTAG
- the LOC133708160 gene encoding homeobox protein knotted-1-like 1: protein MAENTGTNVRVVTSSDEQGDDRIHVGQEEGDDQDEDQEEEALKKMISGHPLYGLLLENHINCLKVCLGGEIGAITGSASTTTSVTEDTANNKKLKAALSNPSSSDLDQFMEAYCKALKKLKEAMDNPLKEASSFINSAHTQLEEITQDSKENKQGLNLTEPSNTVK, encoded by the exons ATGGCGGAGAATACTGGTACTAATGTTAGGGTGGTGACTTCTTCAGATGAACAAGGTGATGATCGTATTCATGTCGGCCAGGAGGAAGGGGATGATCAAGATGAGGACCAGGAGGAAGAAGCTCTAAAGAAGATGATATCAGGTCATCCATTATATGGATTGTTGCTTGAGAATCACATCAACTGCTTGAAG GTGTGTTTGGGTGGTGAAATTGGTGCAATTACGGGAAGCGCTAGTACTACTACTTCTGTTACAGAAGACACTGCCAATAATAAGAAGCTCAAGGCCGCCCTTTCCAATCCTAGTTCCTCCGACCTTGATCAATTCATG GAAGCATACTGCAAAGCCCTAAAGAAGCTTAAAGAAGCCATGGACAATCCTCTAAAGGAAGCATCATCTTTCATTAACTCTGCGCATACTCAACTTGAGGAGATCACCCAAGACTCCAAGGAAAACAAGCAGGGGCTAAACCTGACTGAGCCATCGAACACCGTCAAGTAG
- the LOC133709525 gene encoding heat shock factor protein HSF8-like codes for MVRKSKEKEKTGDGSGSAEGSVAPFLRKCYEMVDDEEMDSIISWSESNDSFVIRDVTQFSVLMLPKYFKHSNFSSFMRQLNIYGFRKIDPDHYVFANEGFIRGQKHLLKNIFRRKYPQGTDQSKTLQQKDNQRDDPDEPSEDIESGLWREVENLKIDKISLKQELVKLRQHQEISENNLLLLRDRLHGMEKDQQQMLSFLVMAMQNPGFLVQLVQSKEHSWRFAEAGNMLEEVDDGRPMAADGAIVRYQPPMDEAPEPVFTPHSGSEVQPEIDSFVNSDGVIVRYQPVDEAPDPVFTQKQPEFDSYPDGVGDSFMNSDGAIVRYRSPMDAAPKPILTQSSGSGKQPEFDSYPDGMKDFFVNSDLVKMLMDDKLSPRENHAPFILPDADVDDNAWEKLLLTSYLLENTEGAKEERKEPEDSRMEVESTAAELDESKIFDSLIEQMNKSVHGSNMENSQNLKFIGEHLGLMASEPNKKQETQLGK; via the exons ATGGTGAGAAAAtcgaaggagaaggagaagaccGGAGATGGGTCCGGCTCCGCCGAGGGATCGGTGGCTCCGTTTCTGAGAAAATGTTACGAGATGGTCGACGACGAAGAAATGGACTCTATAATCTCGTGGAGTGAGAGCAATGACAGCTTTGTGATTAGGGACGTGACCCAGTTCTCGGTTTTGATGCTCCCCAAGTATTTCAAGCACAGCAACTTTTCTAGCTTCATGAGGCAGCTCAATATCTAC GGCTTTAGAAAAATAGATCCGGATCATTATGTATTTGCAAATGAAGGATTTATTCGAGGTCAAAAGCATTTGTTGAAGAATATTTTCAGAAGGAAATATCCGCAGGGCACAGATCAGAGTAAAACATTGCAGCAGAAAGACAATCAGAGAGACGATCCTGATGAACCTTCTGAAGACATTGAAAGTGGTCTGTGGAGGGAAGTTGAGAACCTGAAGATCGATAAGATCTCTCTAAAGCAAGAGTTGGTGAAGCTTAGGCAGCACCAGGAAATATCAGAAAATAACTTGCTCCTCCTGAGAGATCGCCTTCATGGAATGGAGAAGGATCAGCAACAGATGCTCTCATTTCTGGTGATGGCAATGCAAAATCCTGGGTTTTTAGTTCAGCTGGTTCAGTCAAAAGAACATAGCTGGCGCTTCGCTGAAGCTGGAAATATGCTAGAAGAAGTAGATGATGGTAGACCAATGGCTGCTGATGGTGCCATAGTAAGGTACCAACCTCCTATGGATGAAGCACCAGAGCCTGTCTTCACACCACATTCGGGTTCGGAGGTTCAACCAGAAATAGATTCTTTTGTGAATTCTGATGGTGTAATAGTAAGGTACCAACCTGTAGATGAAGCGCCAGATCCTGTATTCACACAGAAACAACCAGAATTTGATTCTTATCCCGATGGAGTGGGAGATTCTTTCATGAATTCTGATGGTGCAATAGTAAGGTACCGATCGCCTATGGATGCAGCACCAAAGCCTATACTCACACAGAGTTCAGGCTCAGGAAAACAACCAGAGTTTGATTCTTACCCTGATGGGATGAAAGATTTTTTTGTGAATTCTGATTTAGTGAAAATGCTAATGGATGATAAGTTGAGCCCTCGAGAAAATCACGCCCCATTTATCCTGCCAGATGCTGATGTTGATGATAATGCATGGGAGAAGCTTCTTTTAACTAGTTATTTGTTAGAAAATACTGAAGGTgcaaaggaagaaagaaaagagccCGAGGATTCTAGAATGGAGGTCGAATCAACAGCAGCTGAGTTGGACGAATCCAAAATTTTTGATTCTTTAATAGAACAAATGAACAAATCAGTTCATGGATCTAATATGGAGAACTCTCAGAATTTGAAATTCATTGGTGAACATCTGGGTCTCATGGCTTCCGAGCCCaacaagaaacaagaaacaCAGTTGGGGAAGTAA
- the LOC133709526 gene encoding vacuolar iron transporter 1-like — protein MAHEEARNLDSEKQRLLSQHKEKHFTAGEIVRDIIIGVSDGLTVPFALAAGLSGANATSSIVLTAGVAEVAAGAISMGLGGYLAAKSEADHYVRELRREQEEIVNVPDTEAAEVAEILAEYGIEHHEYTPVVNALRKNPQAWLDFMMKFELGLEKPDPRRALHSALTIAISYILGGVVPLIPYMFIPRAREALAGSVVLTLAALLIFGYAKGYFTGSKPFKSAFQTALIGAIASSAAFGMAKAIHP, from the exons aTGGCTCATGAAGAGGCAAGAAACTTAGACTCTGAGAAGCAAAGGCTTCTCAGTCAGCACAAAGAGAAGCACTTCACCGCCGGCGAGATCGTCCGTGACATCATCATCGGCGTATCTGACGGCCTCACCGTCCCCTTTGCTCTCGCTGCCGGTCTCTCCGGTGCAAATGCCACGTCCTCGATTGTCCTAACCGCTGGAGTCGCCGAAGTCGCCGCCGGCGCCATCTCCATGGGACTTGGCGG ATATCTTGCGGCGAAAAGCGAAGCGGATCACTATGTGAGGGAGTTAAGGAGAGAACAAGAAGAAATAGTCAATGTTCCGGATACAG AAGCGGCAGAGGTAGCAGAGATTCTTGCAGAGTATGGAATAGAGCACCATGAATATACACCAGTTGTGAACGCCCTGAGGAAGAACCCACAAGCTTGGCTTGATTTCATGATGAA GTTTGAACTGGGACTGGAAAAGCCAGATCCAAGGAGAGCACTGCACAGTGCACTGACGATTGCAATTTCTTACATTCTGGGTGGAGTGGTACCTTTGATTCCTTACATGTTCATTCCAAGGGCCAGAGAAGCACTGGCTGGGTCTGTAGTGTTAACTTTGGCGGCATTGCTAATATTTGGGTATGCCAAGGGCTACTTCACTGGTAGTAAACCCTTCAAGAGTGCCTTTCAGACTGCCCTCATCGGAGCCATTGCATCCTCCGCCGCCTTTGGCATGGCAAAGGCGATCCATCCATGA
- the LOC133709189 gene encoding DNA mismatch repair protein MSH6-like, producing the protein MPSPLQSKPNLNPKKLLYGQEVVGKRIKYDGDEETLDLATEKIELLQQTVQTFKRLQRGPLPTLEAPVAEEDEEDSNDDDDDDSGDEDWGKSVERKVVEPEEEDEVMELEDEHDDEEVPKFKGRNIRTHLAEIRPTSQPVNGFSQEPVRQPQWGKKSRATVKAKNQTNPPEASRKSTTPAC; encoded by the exons ATGCCTTCGCCTCTCCAATCCAAGCCCAATCTCAATCCCAAGAAATTGTTGTACGGCCAAGAGGTCGTCGGCAAGAGGATTAAG TACGATGGTGACGAAGAGACTTTGGATTTGGCCACCGAGAAAATCGAATTGCTTCAACAGACCGTCCAGACCTTTAAGCGCTTGCAGCGAGGTCCTTTGCCCACTCTCGAGGCTCCGGTGGCGGAGGAGGACGAGGAAGAcagtaatgatgatgatgatgatgattccgGCGATGAGGATTGGGGAAAGAGTGTGGAAAGGAAGGTGGTTGAGCCAGAGGAGGAAGACGAGGTTATGGAATTGGAGGATGAGCATGATGATGAGGAAGTGCCCAAGTTCAAAGGAAG GAATATTCGCACCCACCTCGCCGAAATCCGACCCACCTCGCAGCCGGTTAATGGGTTCTCTCAAGAACCAGTGAGACAACCACAATGGGGGAAGAAGAGCAGAGCAACAGTCAAGGCTAAGAACCAGACCAACCCTCCGGAAGCCTCTCGGAAATCTACAACACCGGCGTGCTGA
- the LOC133710799 gene encoding vacuolar iron transporter 1-like yields MGSDHDNGYGDLEKQMLVLHEHEEKHFMSSEIVRDVILGVSDGLTVPFALAAGLSGADVSSSIILIAGIAEVAAGAISMGLGGYLAAKSEEDHYKKELKREQDEIIAVPDIEAAEVAEILSQYGVEAREYGPVVNALRRNPQAWLDFMMKFELGLDKPDPMRALQSAMTIAFSYVCGGLVPLLPYMLIPVATKAVLASVVVTIVALLIFGFAKGHFTGTQPFKSAFQTAFIGAIASAAAYSIAKLFQSYH; encoded by the exons ATGGGGAGTGATCATGACAATGGCTATGGTGACTTGGAGAAGCAGATGCTGGTTCTTCACGAACACGAAGAGAAGCACTTCATGTCCAGTGAGATTGTCCGTGACGTCATTCTCGGCGTCTCCGACGGTCTCACTGTCCCTTTTGCCCTCGCCGCGGGGTTGTCCGGCGCTGACGTCAGCTCCTCCATCATCCTCATTGCCGGCATTGCTGAGGTTGCCGCCGGTGCCATCTCCATGGGACTTGGCGG GTATCTTGCGGCGAAGAGTGAAGAAGATCATTACAAGAAAGAACTAAAGAGGGAGCAAGATGAAATCATCGCCGTCCCGGATATAG aaGCTGCTGAGGTTGCAGAAATCTTGTCACAATATGGGGTTGAAGCACGTGAATATGGGCCTGTGGTGAATGCTCTAAGAAGGAACCCTCAAGCTTGGCTTGATTTCATGATGAA ATTTGAACTAGGACTCGACAAGCCAGACCCAATGAGAGCGCTGCAGAGTGCAATGACAATAGCCTTTTCATACGTCTGTGGTGGACTGGTGCCTCTCCTTCCCTACATGCTCATTCCAGTTGCTACAAAGGCGGTGCTTGCATCTGTGGTGGTCACCATAGTGGCATTGCTGATCTTCGGCTTTGCAAAGGGTCACTTCACCGGAACTCAACCTTTCAAGAGCGCTTTCCAAACCGCCTTCATTGGAGCCATCGCATCCGCCGCAGCTTATTCCATTGCTAAACTCTTCCAATCCTACCACTAA